The following proteins come from a genomic window of Gimesia chilikensis:
- a CDS encoding Ig-like domain-containing protein, producing the protein MEAFQLEELLMLSAVPLPVDVIDPSLTADADTSATTSVSPAPSVDGAETMQVADVPAEESSTLSDSVDDLLQEFGLSDAFDEANRDLELVFIDESTDHYQQLIDDLLAQNDEQRQLEIILLDSEQDGILQISEALQNYSEVDAIHFVSHGTPQSVKLGATWLSLENLDRFSEAITGWSASFSTGTDLLFYGCDLAATDSGQELLRQIQELTGADIAASSDDTGAASLGGDWDLEYELGDLETDVVFSSLVQNEWLGLLATETVRDQFGSQSYGNNDGTQNWNSNWVEYDNSGSAQSASTGDVRITGGELRMVGDSGADNSVTREVDLTTAHDATLSFDAVSSGTEAGDTFSVQISDNGGSSWTVLDTLTDYNGAYSRDISSYMAADTQIRIQIESGYDGGLLGILFVEYLYIDNVQVSYTVNEAPEITSDGGGAAAVVNVAENSTAVTTVTATDGNLDTPSYAISGGADAGRFTIDDVTGELAFLSAPDYESPTDNNTDNIYEVIVEASDGFGGSDTQTILVTVTPVNETPAAADNTVTTSEDTPYTFTAADFNFSDIDGDTLASVRITALETVGALQLSGVDVTLNQVVSRADIDAGNLTFTPVANASGSGYDSFGFTVNDGALESSPSNTMTVDVTAVNDAPTAADNSVTTSEDTPYTFTAADFNYSDIEGSPLASVRITALEIVGSLQLSGVDVTLNQVISRADIDAGNLTFSPVANASGTGYDSFGFTVNDGTLDSAPSNTMTVDVTPVNDAPTAADNTVSTSEDTAYTFTAVDFNFSDIEGDSLASVQITSLETVGALQLSGVDVTLNQVISRADIDAGNLTFTPVANANGAGYASFGFSVNDGTADSVSWYAMTVDITPVNDAPTAADNTVTTNEDTAYVFTAADFNFSDIDGDTLASVRITTLETLGALQLSGVDVTLNQVVSRADIDAGNLTYLPAANASGTSYDSFGFTVNDGSANSVAAFTLTVDVTAVNDAPTAVDNTVTTNEDVSYVFTAADFNFSDIEGDSLANVQITSLESVGALRLSGVDVTLNQVISRADIDAGNLTFSPVANANGVSYDSFGFRVNDGTVNSVASYTMTIDVTPVNDGPQAANRTVTTSEDTPYTFTAADFNFSDIDGDLLASVRITALESVGELQLSGVDVTLNQVISRADIDAGNLTFTPGANVSGVGYDNFEFRVNDGTLESASAYLMTVDVNGTNDAPVAADNTITVSEDATYTFTAVDFNFSDIDGDTLASVRITTLETVGALQLSGVDVALNQVISRADIDAGNLTFTPVANASGSGYDSFGFSVNDGTTDSVATYIMTVDVTSVNDLPTATDNTVTTAEDITYVFTATDFNFNDIDGDALASVRITSLETVGTLQLSGVDVTLNQVVSRADIDAGNLTFTPVANAGGVSYDSFGFSVNDGTADSAAAYTMTVDVTSVNDLPTAADNTVTINEDTPYVFNAADFNFNDIDGDPLASVRITSLESVGALQLSGVDVSLNQVISRADIDAGNLTFTPVANASGTSYDSFGFTVNDGAADSAAAYSMTVDVTSVNDLPTAADNTVTTSEDTTFTFTAADFNFNDMDGDSLASVRITLLESVGALQLSGVDVSLNQVISRADIDAGNLTFTPVANASGVSYDSFGFSVKDGTADSATAYTMTVDVTPANDLPTAANNTVSTNEDTPYIFTAADFNFSDIDGDSLASMRISSLESVGALQLSGVDVTLNQVISRADIDAGNLTFRPVANASGVSYDSFGFSVNDGTADSAVSYTMTVDVTPVNDLPSAADNTVSTSEDTAYTFTAADFNFNDLDGDTLTSIQITSLESVGALQLSGVDVTSNQVISRADIDAGNLTFTPVANASGSAYDSFTFTVNDGTVDSAGGYTLTVDVTPVNDAPTGADNTVTTGENTVHTFTAADFGFVDIDGDALTSVQITSLETVGALQLAGVDVTLNQIVSKADLDAGNLTFTPVADTSGAAYDNFGFTVNDGTVNSVATYTMTVDITPDPGNMILDQFGTQSYSNNDGTVNWSSSWVENDSSGGAQSPSNGDVRVMGGTLRMVGESGADNSATREADLSMAHDVTLSFDALSSGTESNDSFSVQISDNGGSSWTVLDVLTDFTGSYSRDISAWAAADTQIRIQIDSGYDGGLLGLLFVEYLYVDNVQISYTINNPPMITSDGGGPAAVANVAENTTAVTTVAASDPDLDSINYSISGGTDAALFTIDNLTGELAFISPPDYESPVDANTDNVYEVTVSASDGYGGSDSQTMLITVTPVNEPPTAADNTVTTAEETAYTFTAADFNFIDGDGDSLASVTITSLESVGTLQLSGMDVSLNQVISRADIDAGNLTFTPGLNASGTGYDSFGYSVNDGTFESTGTYTLTVDVSPVNDAPTSSDNTVTTSEDVPYVFTAADFNFSDIDGDTLVSVRITALETVGTLQLSGVNVTLNQVISRADIDAGNLTFTPITNASVTGYDSFGFSVGDGTLYSSPASTMTINVNAVNDAPTAADNTVTTNEDTPYIFTAADFNFSDVDGDPLTSVRITSLVTSGALQLSGVDVTLNQAISRADIDAGNLVLVPAANANGTSYASFTFSVSDGALESTPGNLLTVDVTPVNDAPTAADNTVTTSEDTAYVFTAADFNFSDIDGDSLASVRISALATLGTLQLSGLDVTLNQVISRADIDAGNLTFVPVPDANGVGYASFGFVVNDGALEASLPGTMTVNVTAVNDAPTALDNTVTTDEDTPYTFTAADFNFSDIDGDPLAGIRISTLPAVGMLQLSGLDVTLGQIISRADIDAGDLTYIPVENGNGVAYASFDYVVSDGSLEALTSSRMTVDVTAVNDAPVITSGGGGLSATLRLSGVLSTVATIEATDVELGLQILTFSVSGGLNADLFNIDANTGELSFAASAELDSPLGGNVFEVEVQVSDDLGGTATQILTVIVDQVNQLFPSNPDQSDDPDNSDDPSQTDPPDNTTDTGGAGDGSGTGSGNEDIIFSELPAGEGDLFAERGRETQIDSSAFFSNGSPADTGTPGGILPDFSIVTSTSNLVTDFGYEAGGWHTTRMALLQASFDPVTHRLEVNTASVVYSELVSTRYEDIQEQVNLTTDSEQRLISAAAVVTTTVSSGLLIWLLQGGYLMAGLASSLPTWRFMDPIAVLDQFGEDCEEGGDSLQSIIEQAEASAPVNESELL; encoded by the coding sequence GTGGAGGCATTCCAGCTCGAAGAGCTGCTGATGCTGAGTGCGGTTCCCTTGCCCGTGGATGTGATCGATCCGAGCCTGACCGCGGATGCGGATACCAGTGCTACAACCAGTGTCAGTCCCGCCCCATCCGTTGATGGTGCTGAAACGATGCAGGTTGCAGATGTGCCTGCAGAAGAATCGTCCACTCTGAGTGACTCTGTCGATGACCTGCTGCAGGAGTTCGGGCTGTCCGATGCGTTTGACGAGGCGAATCGCGATCTGGAACTCGTATTTATCGATGAGTCGACCGACCATTACCAGCAGCTGATTGATGACCTGCTGGCCCAGAACGACGAGCAGCGTCAACTCGAAATCATTCTACTGGACAGTGAGCAGGACGGGATCCTGCAGATCAGTGAAGCGTTACAAAATTATTCTGAAGTGGATGCAATCCATTTTGTTTCGCATGGAACGCCGCAGTCGGTCAAACTGGGGGCGACCTGGTTGAGCCTGGAGAATCTCGATCGCTTTTCGGAAGCCATCACCGGCTGGAGTGCGTCGTTCTCTACAGGAACCGATCTGCTGTTTTACGGATGTGACCTGGCAGCCACCGATTCCGGTCAGGAACTACTGAGACAGATTCAGGAACTGACGGGAGCCGACATCGCCGCGAGTTCAGATGATACGGGTGCAGCCAGCCTGGGGGGAGACTGGGATCTGGAGTATGAACTGGGGGATCTGGAGACCGACGTGGTGTTCTCATCCCTGGTACAGAATGAATGGCTGGGCCTGCTGGCAACGGAGACGGTGCGTGACCAGTTCGGCAGTCAGTCTTATGGTAATAATGACGGCACCCAGAACTGGAACAGCAACTGGGTGGAGTACGATAATTCGGGAAGCGCTCAGAGCGCCAGTACGGGTGATGTCAGAATTACCGGTGGTGAACTGCGGATGGTGGGCGACAGCGGGGCTGACAACAGCGTGACCCGTGAAGTCGATCTTACGACGGCTCACGATGCAACTCTCTCTTTCGATGCGGTCTCCAGCGGAACCGAAGCTGGTGACACCTTCTCAGTCCAGATTTCCGATAATGGGGGGAGTTCCTGGACCGTGCTGGATACCCTGACGGATTATAACGGAGCCTATAGCCGGGATATTTCGTCCTACATGGCAGCAGATACACAGATCCGTATCCAGATTGAATCTGGCTACGATGGGGGGCTGCTGGGGATCCTGTTTGTCGAGTATTTATACATCGACAATGTGCAGGTGAGTTACACGGTCAACGAAGCACCGGAGATCACCTCTGATGGTGGCGGGGCAGCGGCGGTGGTGAATGTGGCCGAGAACTCGACGGCAGTGACGACCGTAACCGCGACCGATGGGAACCTGGATACACCGAGCTATGCGATATCGGGTGGCGCAGATGCGGGTCGTTTCACGATCGATGACGTCACGGGGGAACTCGCCTTTCTCTCTGCTCCCGATTATGAAAGTCCGACCGACAACAACACCGACAACATTTATGAAGTGATTGTCGAGGCCAGCGACGGGTTTGGCGGCAGTGATACGCAGACGATTCTGGTGACCGTGACTCCCGTGAACGAAACACCCGCCGCAGCAGATAATACGGTGACGACCAGTGAGGACACGCCATACACATTTACCGCAGCCGACTTCAATTTCAGTGATATCGACGGTGACACCCTGGCAAGCGTACGTATTACGGCACTGGAGACGGTTGGGGCACTGCAGCTGTCAGGCGTGGATGTGACATTGAACCAGGTCGTCAGCCGGGCTGACATTGATGCGGGGAATCTCACATTTACTCCGGTCGCGAATGCCAGTGGCTCGGGGTACGACAGCTTTGGTTTCACTGTGAACGACGGGGCACTGGAATCCTCACCCTCGAACACCATGACGGTGGATGTGACCGCGGTCAACGATGCACCGACGGCTGCTGACAATTCGGTGACCACCAGCGAGGATACGCCTTACACGTTCACCGCAGCCGACTTTAATTATAGCGACATCGAAGGGAGTCCCCTGGCGAGTGTCCGGATTACCGCTCTGGAGATCGTGGGATCTCTGCAATTGTCGGGTGTGGATGTGACATTGAACCAGGTGATCAGCCGGGCTGACATCGATGCGGGGAATCTCACGTTTTCACCAGTGGCGAATGCCAGTGGTACGGGTTACGACAGCTTCGGATTCACTGTGAATGACGGGACGCTGGACTCTGCTCCCTCCAATACGATGACCGTCGATGTCACTCCAGTAAATGATGCTCCAACGGCTGCTGACAATACCGTGAGCACGAGTGAGGATACCGCCTACACATTTACGGCGGTCGATTTTAATTTCAGTGACATCGAGGGAGATTCGCTGGCGAGCGTGCAGATTACTTCACTGGAGACGGTGGGGGCTTTGCAACTCTCGGGCGTGGATGTGACGCTGAACCAGGTGATCAGCCGGGCCGACATTGATGCGGGCAATCTCACATTTACCCCGGTGGCGAATGCCAACGGGGCAGGTTATGCCAGCTTCGGATTTTCCGTGAATGACGGGACTGCAGACTCAGTTTCCTGGTATGCTATGACGGTTGACATCACGCCTGTGAATGATGCCCCTACAGCGGCGGATAACACGGTGACGACGAATGAAGATACCGCATATGTCTTTACTGCCGCGGATTTTAATTTCAGCGACATTGATGGGGATACACTGGCAAGCGTCCGAATCACGACCCTGGAAACCCTGGGAGCCTTACAGCTTTCGGGGGTAGATGTGACGCTGAATCAAGTGGTCAGTCGGGCTGACATCGATGCCGGCAATCTGACTTATTTGCCAGCAGCGAATGCGAGTGGCACGAGCTACGACAGTTTTGGATTCACAGTTAATGATGGGTCGGCGAATTCAGTCGCTGCCTTTACGCTGACGGTCGATGTGACTGCGGTCAACGATGCACCGACGGCTGTGGATAATACCGTCACGACAAATGAAGATGTGTCCTACGTCTTCACCGCCGCCGACTTTAACTTTAGTGACATCGAAGGTGATTCACTGGCGAACGTGCAGATTACTTCGCTGGAGTCTGTCGGTGCGTTACGGCTGTCGGGCGTGGATGTGACGTTGAACCAGGTGATCAGTCGGGCCGACATTGATGCAGGAAACCTGACGTTTTCACCTGTGGCGAACGCCAATGGAGTGAGTTACGACAGCTTCGGTTTTCGCGTGAATGATGGCACCGTCAATTCGGTCGCCAGTTACACGATGACTATTGATGTCACACCGGTGAATGATGGTCCGCAGGCAGCAAATCGCACAGTGACGACCAGCGAAGATACGCCTTATACTTTCACCGCCGCGGATTTCAATTTCAGTGATATTGACGGCGATTTACTGGCGAGCGTTCGGATCACCGCTTTGGAAAGTGTGGGTGAACTGCAATTGTCGGGCGTGGATGTGACGTTGAACCAGGTAATCAGTCGAGCTGACATCGACGCCGGGAATCTCACGTTTACACCCGGGGCGAATGTGAGTGGCGTCGGATATGATAACTTCGAATTTCGTGTCAATGATGGCACCCTGGAATCGGCGTCCGCCTATCTGATGACCGTCGATGTGAATGGAACCAACGATGCTCCTGTCGCTGCCGACAATACGATTACCGTGAGTGAGGATGCGACCTATACGTTTACGGCAGTCGATTTTAATTTCAGTGATATCGACGGTGATACCCTGGCGAGTGTGAGAATCACAACACTGGAGACGGTCGGTGCGCTGCAGTTATCCGGCGTAGACGTGGCGTTGAATCAGGTGATCAGTCGGGCCGACATCGATGCGGGTAATCTCACGTTTACTCCCGTAGCGAACGCGAGTGGTTCAGGTTACGACAGCTTTGGTTTCTCAGTGAACGACGGTACCACGGATTCTGTGGCGACATATATCATGACCGTGGATGTGACCTCGGTTAACGATCTCCCCACAGCTACAGATAACACGGTTACTACTGCTGAAGATATAACGTATGTTTTCACGGCTACCGATTTTAATTTCAATGACATCGACGGCGATGCACTGGCGAGTGTGAGGATCACTTCGCTGGAGACGGTGGGGACGCTGCAGTTATCCGGTGTGGATGTGACTCTGAACCAGGTTGTCAGTCGGGCAGACATCGATGCGGGGAATCTGACGTTTACGCCAGTCGCGAATGCCGGTGGTGTCAGTTATGACAGTTTTGGATTCTCGGTGAATGACGGTACTGCCGATTCCGCTGCTGCATACACGATGACCGTGGATGTGACCTCAGTCAACGATCTGCCCACCGCAGCAGATAACACGGTTACCATCAATGAAGATACGCCCTATGTCTTCAATGCGGCTGATTTTAATTTCAATGACATCGACGGGGATCCACTGGCGAGTGTGAGAATCACATCGCTGGAGTCGGTGGGGGCCTTGCAGTTATCCGGCGTGGATGTGTCGCTGAATCAGGTGATCAGTCGGGCGGATATCGATGCGGGGAACCTGACGTTTACGCCGGTCGCGAATGCCAGTGGAACCAGTTATGACAGTTTTGGATTCACTGTAAATGATGGTGCCGCCGATTCGGCTGCTGCGTACTCAATGACCGTGGATGTGACTTCCGTCAATGATCTGCCTACAGCGGCGGATAACACAGTCACGACCAGTGAAGACACAACTTTTACCTTCACCGCAGCAGACTTTAATTTTAATGATATGGACGGGGATTCGCTGGCGAGCGTGAGAATCACTTTGCTGGAGTCGGTGGGAGCCTTACAGTTGTCGGGCGTGGATGTGTCGCTGAACCAGGTGATCAGCCGGGCAGACATCGATGCGGGGAATCTGACGTTTACGCCAGTCGCGAATGCCAGTGGCGTCAGTTATGACAGCTTTGGTTTCTCGGTGAAAGACGGTACTGCCGATTCCGCTACTGCATACACGATGACCGTGGATGTGACTCCCGCTAACGATCTACCCACGGCGGCGAATAATACCGTTTCCACGAATGAAGATACTCCTTATATCTTTACGGCCGCTGACTTCAATTTCAGCGACATCGATGGGGATTCGCTGGCGAGTATGAGAATCAGTTCGCTGGAGTCGGTGGGGGCTCTGCAGTTATCTGGCGTGGATGTGACGCTGAACCAGGTGATCAGCCGGGCGGATATTGATGCAGGGAATCTCACATTCAGGCCGGTGGCGAATGCCAGCGGTGTCAGTTATGACAGCTTTGGTTTCTCGGTGAATGACGGTACTGCCGATTCCGCTGTATCATATACCATGACCGTGGATGTGACACCGGTGAATGATCTGCCCTCGGCGGCTGATAATACGGTGTCAACAAGCGAAGATACGGCATACACCTTCACCGCAGCCGACTTCAATTTTAATGACTTGGACGGGGATACGCTGACGAGTATCCAGATCACATCGCTGGAGTCTGTCGGTGCGTTACAACTTTCTGGCGTTGATGTGACGTCGAATCAGGTGATCAGTCGGGCCGACATTGATGCGGGGAACCTGACGTTTACACCAGTGGCGAATGCCAGTGGTTCGGCGTATGACAGTTTCACTTTCACAGTGAATGATGGCACCGTTGATTCTGCTGGCGGATATACGCTGACGGTGGATGTGACTCCTGTGAACGACGCCCCGACGGGGGCTGACAATACGGTTACCACCGGTGAAAATACAGTCCATACTTTCACGGCAGCTGATTTTGGCTTCGTGGATATTGATGGAGATGCTCTGACGAGCGTTCAGATCACTTCACTGGAAACGGTGGGCGCCTTACAGCTTGCAGGCGTAGATGTGACATTGAACCAGATTGTCAGCAAGGCTGATCTGGACGCCGGGAATCTGACGTTTACTCCGGTGGCGGATACAAGCGGTGCCGCTTACGACAATTTTGGGTTCACTGTTAATGATGGCACGGTCAATTCGGTGGCCACATATACGATGACTGTTGATATCACGCCCGATCCGGGCAATATGATATTGGATCAGTTCGGGACCCAGTCATACAGTAACAATGATGGGACCGTGAACTGGAGTAGCAGCTGGGTCGAAAACGACAGTTCCGGCGGTGCTCAGAGCCCGAGCAATGGTGATGTGCGGGTGATGGGGGGCACGCTGCGGATGGTTGGTGAGAGTGGCGCAGATAACAGTGCGACGCGCGAAGCCGACCTGTCGATGGCTCACGATGTGACACTGTCGTTCGATGCACTTTCTTCAGGAACCGAATCCAACGACTCTTTCTCGGTACAGATTTCAGATAACGGCGGGAGTTCCTGGACGGTGCTCGATGTACTGACCGACTTTACGGGCAGCTACAGCCGGGACATCTCTGCCTGGGCAGCCGCTGATACGCAGATCCGCATTCAGATCGACAGCGGCTATGATGGCGGGCTGCTGGGACTGTTGTTTGTCGAGTATTTGTACGTCGATAATGTGCAGATCAGTTATACGATTAACAATCCGCCTATGATCACCTCTGATGGCGGCGGACCGGCGGCGGTCGCGAATGTCGCTGAAAATACAACTGCGGTGACCACGGTGGCTGCCAGCGATCCGGATCTGGATTCCATCAACTACTCCATCAGTGGCGGAACGGACGCGGCGTTGTTTACGATCGATAATCTGACAGGTGAGCTGGCCTTTATCAGCCCGCCTGACTACGAGAGCCCCGTCGACGCGAATACTGACAATGTGTATGAAGTGACCGTCTCGGCGAGCGACGGATATGGCGGTTCCGATTCTCAGACCATGCTGATTACAGTGACACCGGTAAATGAGCCGCCGACAGCTGCCGACAATACGGTGACGACGGCCGAGGAGACAGCTTACACGTTCACGGCTGCGGACTTCAACTTTATTGATGGGGACGGCGATAGCCTGGCGAGTGTGACCATCACGTCCCTGGAATCGGTGGGCACACTGCAGTTGTCAGGCATGGATGTGAGCTTGAACCAGGTGATTTCGCGGGCGGATATCGACGCCGGCAATCTGACATTTACGCCTGGGTTGAATGCCAGCGGTACCGGATACGACAGCTTCGGGTATTCCGTTAACGATGGGACGTTTGAATCGACCGGAACCTATACGCTGACCGTCGATGTGTCGCCGGTCAATGATGCGCCGACTTCGTCAGACAATACCGTGACGACCAGTGAGGATGTGCCTTATGTGTTTACCGCGGCTGATTTCAACTTCAGTGACATCGATGGGGATACACTGGTCAGCGTGCGGATCACGGCACTGGAGACGGTGGGGACGTTACAACTGTCAGGCGTGAATGTGACACTGAACCAGGTGATCAGTCGGGCCGACATTGATGCGGGAAACCTGACGTTTACGCCGATCACGAATGCCAGTGTGACCGGATATGACAGCTTCGGTTTCAGTGTCGGCGATGGTACGCTTTACTCGTCACCTGCGAGTACGATGACGATCAACGTGAACGCAGTTAACGATGCCCCCACTGCGGCCGATAATACGGTGACGACCAATGAAGACACGCCGTATATCTTCACGGCTGCCGACTTCAACTTCAGCGATGTGGATGGGGACCCGCTGACCAGTGTCAGGATTACCTCTCTGGTGACGTCAGGAGCGTTACAACTGTCGGGCGTCGATGTGACATTGAATCAGGCGATCAGCCGGGCGGATATCGATGCGGGAAACCTCGTGTTGGTTCCAGCGGCGAATGCAAATGGAACGAGCTATGCCAGTTTTACGTTCAGTGTGAGTGACGGAGCACTGGAATCGACTCCGGGAAATTTACTGACGGTCGATGTGACGCCGGTCAACGATGCACCGACGGCTGCTGATAACACGGTGACAACCAGCGAGGATACTGCTTACGTCTTTACTGCCGCTGATTTCAATTTCAGCGACATCGACGGCGATTCTCTGGCCAGTGTCAGAATCAGTGCCCTGGCTACTTTGGGAACGCTGCAGTTGTCGGGTCTGGATGTGACACTCAACCAGGTGATCAGCCGAGCCGACATTGATGCGGGGAATCTCACGTTTGTGCCGGTGCCTGATGCCAACGGCGTGGGGTATGCCAGCTTCGGGTTTGTGGTCAATGATGGTGCGCTGGAAGCATCACTGCCAGGTACGATGACGGTGAATGTGACTGCAGTGAATGATGCACCGACGGCTCTGGATAACACGGTCACTACTGATGAAGATACGCCTTACACCTTCACTGCAGCGGACTTCAATTTCAGTGACATCGATGGAGATCCCCTGGCGGGGATTCGAATCAGTACCCTGCCAGCGGTAGGCATGTTGCAGCTGTCCGGTCTGGATGTGACACTGGGGCAGATCATCAGCCGCGCGGACATTGATGCCGGTGATTTGACCTATATACCTGTGGAGAACGGAAATGGTGTGGCTTATGCCAGCTTCGATTATGTGGTGAGTGATGGCAGTCTGGAAGCGTTAACTTCGAGCAGGATGACTGTTGATGTAACGGCGGTCAACGACGCACCGGTGATCACTTCCGGTGGAGGGGGGCTGAGTGCGACCCTGCGGCTTTCCGGAGTGCTGTCGACGGTTGCGACCATTGAAGCGACCGATGTCGAACTGGGGCTTCAGATACTGACCTTCTCAGTCAGTGGGGGGCTGAACGCGGACCTGTTTAACATTGACGCGAATACAGGCGAACTGTCGTTTGCAGCGTCTGCAGAACTCGATTCGCCGCTGGGGGGGAATGTCTTTGAAGTGGAAGTGCAGGTCAGTGATGACCTGGGGGGAACCGCGACACAGATACTGACGGTGATCGTGGATCAGGTAAATCAGCTCTTCCCATCCAATCCGGATCAGTCAGACGATCCAGACAATTCTGATGATCCCAGTCAGACTGATCCACCCGATAATACGACGGACACAGGGGGAGCGGGAGACGGCTCAGGCACCGGTTCCGGGAATGAAGATATCATCTTTTCTGAACTCCCTGCAGGAGAGGGGGATCTGTTCGCAGAACGGGGCCGGGAGACACAAATTGATAGCAGTGCATTTTTCAGTAATGGCTCTCCTGCTGATACCGGTACACCGGGCGGCATTCTGCCCGACTTTTCTATTGTGACTTCGACCAGCAATCTGGTTACGGATTTTGGCTACGAGGCCGGAGGCTGGCATACGACGCGGATGGCGCTGCTACAGGCATCCTTCGATCCAGTGACACACAGGCTGGAAGTCAATACGGCGAGTGTGGTCTATTCTGAACTGGTGAGTACCCGCTACGAGGACATTCAGGAACAGGTAAACCTGACGACTGATTCTGAACAGCGACTGATCAGTGCCGCGGCGGTGGTCACGACGACGGTTTCATCCGGGTTGTTGATCTGGCTGTTACAGGGGGGCTATCTGATGGCAGGGCTGGCCAGCAGTTTGCCGACCTGGCGATTTATGGACCCGATTGCGGTGCTTGACCAGTTTGGTGAGGATTGTGAAGAGGGAGGAGATTCTCTGCAGAGTATTATCGAGCAGGCCGAAGCCTCCGCTCCCGTTAACGAAAGTGAGTTGCTCTAA